A DNA window from Halomonas zincidurans B6 contains the following coding sequences:
- a CDS encoding invasion associated locus B family protein, which produces MLNRFALRHWALSLLAALALAPAAFAQQQQPPAEANVDIQKVQDWEVRCPQGDTAQGACTMTQLIDNPNSGQPLMRVVQAYPPQADGAVLVFLLPLGVRLAPGMQLSVDNGEPIRFPYQVCQQQGCRGDLPVKPELMRQLRGGSTATLSMIGPRGERMDLDISLMGFTDATQRIAP; this is translated from the coding sequence ATGTTGAATCGCTTCGCATTGCGCCACTGGGCCTTATCGCTGCTGGCCGCGCTTGCCTTGGCTCCCGCGGCCTTCGCTCAACAACAACAGCCCCCGGCCGAGGCCAATGTCGATATCCAAAAGGTCCAAGACTGGGAGGTGCGCTGCCCGCAGGGCGACACGGCCCAGGGTGCCTGTACGATGACCCAGTTGATCGACAATCCCAATAGTGGCCAGCCGCTGATGCGCGTGGTGCAGGCCTATCCGCCACAAGCCGATGGCGCCGTGCTGGTGTTCCTGCTGCCGCTGGGCGTGCGCCTGGCACCAGGCATGCAACTGAGCGTCGACAATGGCGAGCCGATCCGCTTCCCCTATCAGGTCTGCCAGCAGCAGGGCTGCCGCGGCGACCTGCCGGTCAAACCCGAGCTGATGCGTCAGTTGCGCGGCGGCAGCACCGCCACGCTGAGCATGATCGGACCGCGTGGCGAGCGCATGGACCTGGATATCTCGCTGATGGGCTTCACCGACGCCACCCAGCGCATCGCACCGTAA
- a CDS encoding tripartite tricarboxylate transporter TctB family protein codes for MKLAADRILGLALIGLAAFAAVQAANLQIPFSYEPVGPKVFPIGLSMMLAALSLVLVFRPGENGHWPDKALMLKLLAVLGALVVYALLFTQLGFFGSTFLVVLALARLFEATWLKALLAAVLMTLGSYFLFTQGLGISLPRGYWLSDLA; via the coding sequence ATGAAACTCGCCGCCGACCGCATCCTGGGACTCGCCCTGATCGGTCTGGCGGCGTTCGCCGCCGTCCAGGCCGCCAACCTGCAGATCCCGTTCAGCTACGAGCCCGTGGGGCCCAAGGTTTTCCCCATCGGCCTGTCGATGATGCTCGCCGCGTTGTCCCTGGTATTGGTGTTTCGTCCGGGCGAGAACGGCCACTGGCCGGACAAGGCGCTGATGCTGAAGTTACTGGCGGTGCTGGGTGCGCTGGTGGTCTATGCGCTGCTGTTCACTCAATTGGGCTTTTTCGGGTCCACCTTCCTTGTGGTGCTGGCCCTGGCCCGGTTGTTCGAGGCGACCTGGCTCAAGGCGCTGCTGGCTGCCGTGCTGATGACCCTGGGCAGCTACTTTCTGTTCACGCAGGGGTTGGGAATTTCCCTGCCACGTGGCTATTGGCTGTCCGATCTCGCCTGA
- a CDS encoding RimK family protein — MSPLRIVVDRLADWRPYYPSDDLISAADYLAQEATGTQDSATQVINLCGGLDYLDTGYYVSLLAQARGQRVLPSVETLNQLSRKALVDLQLESLAPLMDELSRRGALPGEAFTLRVMFGECLEEGLGRLARRLFERLPCPLMEARFQRRQGLWRLTRLKPLALSALRGAEQDRFAQALNRHSRKIWRTPKARRRYRYDLAILVDPKEALPPSNRSALKQFIRAGRRLGIDVSLITKRDEARLAEFDALFIRETTRLDHHTYRMARRAEHEGLVVIDDPRSILRCTNKVYLHALLGARGVPAPDGLLLYRDDLKQLPEKAAGLEFPMVLKIPDGAFSRGVVKIASAEALAQEAARLFESSALLLLQEWLPTDYDWRIGVLDGQVLYASRYYMARGHWQIYDHSRGKTRSGGFTTHAPEDVPKPVIKAALKATRLIGNGLYGVDIKHLGDRVVVIEINDNPNLDAGVEDLVLGPRLYDKVMGVFLERMEANRRHPH, encoded by the coding sequence ATGTCACCGTTGCGTATCGTTGTCGACCGGCTCGCCGACTGGCGCCCCTACTACCCCAGCGACGACCTGATCAGCGCCGCCGATTACCTGGCCCAGGAAGCCACCGGCACCCAGGACAGCGCCACCCAGGTCATCAACCTGTGTGGCGGGCTGGACTACCTGGACACCGGCTACTATGTGTCGCTGCTGGCCCAGGCCCGCGGCCAGCGGGTACTGCCCAGCGTCGAGACGCTCAACCAGCTGTCGCGCAAGGCGCTGGTCGATCTGCAGCTCGAGTCGCTGGCGCCGCTGATGGACGAGTTGTCGCGACGTGGCGCGCTGCCCGGCGAGGCGTTCACGCTGCGCGTGATGTTCGGCGAGTGTCTCGAGGAAGGCCTCGGCCGGCTGGCGCGGCGACTGTTCGAACGCCTGCCCTGCCCGCTGATGGAGGCGCGCTTCCAGCGCCGCCAGGGGCTGTGGCGGCTGACCCGGCTCAAGCCGCTGGCGCTCAGCGCCCTGCGCGGAGCCGAGCAGGACCGCTTCGCCCAGGCGTTGAACCGCCATTCGCGCAAGATCTGGCGCACTCCCAAGGCGCGTCGCCGCTACCGCTACGACCTGGCGATCCTGGTCGACCCCAAGGAAGCCCTGCCGCCGAGCAACAGGAGCGCGCTCAAGCAGTTCATCCGTGCCGGACGCCGGCTGGGCATCGATGTGTCGTTGATCACCAAGCGCGACGAAGCGCGACTGGCCGAGTTCGACGCGCTGTTCATCCGCGAGACCACCCGCCTCGATCACCACACCTACCGCATGGCGCGACGTGCCGAGCATGAAGGCCTGGTGGTGATCGACGACCCGCGCTCGATCCTGCGCTGCACCAACAAGGTCTACCTGCATGCCCTGCTGGGTGCGCGCGGCGTGCCGGCGCCGGATGGTTTGCTGCTGTACCGCGACGATCTCAAGCAGCTGCCCGAAAAGGCCGCCGGGCTAGAGTTCCCGATGGTGCTCAAGATTCCCGACGGCGCCTTCTCGCGGGGCGTGGTCAAGATCGCCTCGGCCGAGGCGCTGGCACAGGAGGCCGCGCGACTGTTCGAATCGTCGGCGCTGCTGCTGCTCCAGGAGTGGCTGCCCACCGACTACGACTGGCGCATCGGCGTACTCGATGGCCAGGTGCTCTACGCCAGCCGCTACTACATGGCCCGCGGCCACTGGCAGATCTACGATCATTCGCGCGGCAAGACGCGCAGCGGCGGGTTCACCACCCACGCTCCGGAGGACGTCCCCAAGCCGGTGATCAAGGCCGCGCTGAAGGCCACGCGACTGATCGGCAACGGCCTCTACGGGGTGGACATCAAGCATCTCGGCGATCGGGTGGTGGTAATCGAGATCAACGACAACCCCAACCTGGATGCCGGCGTCGAGGACCTGGTGCTCGGTCCGCGGCTCTACGACAAGGTAATGGGCGTCTTTCTCGAGCGCATGGAGGCCAACCGCCGGCACCCGCACTGA
- a CDS encoding YajQ family cyclic di-GMP-binding protein, whose product MPSFDIVSELDKHEVTNAVDQANRELGTRFDFRGVTASFSEEDGAVTMEADADFQLRQMLDILKGRLIARGIDVGCLDEQPAETGGVRARQRVELRQGIDQPLAKKIVKTLKDAKLKVQAQIQGDKVRVTGKKRDDLQQAIALLKADESIDLPLQFDNFRD is encoded by the coding sequence ATGCCATCCTTCGACATCGTCTCCGAGCTCGACAAGCACGAGGTCACCAACGCCGTCGATCAGGCCAACCGCGAGCTGGGCACGCGCTTCGATTTTCGCGGCGTCACCGCCAGCTTCAGCGAGGAGGACGGAGCGGTGACGATGGAAGCCGATGCCGACTTCCAGCTGCGCCAGATGCTCGATATCCTCAAGGGGCGCCTGATCGCCCGCGGCATCGATGTCGGCTGCCTCGATGAACAGCCCGCCGAAACCGGCGGCGTGCGCGCCCGCCAACGCGTGGAGTTGCGCCAGGGCATCGACCAGCCGCTGGCCAAGAAGATCGTCAAGACGCTCAAGGACGCCAAGCTCAAGGTCCAGGCGCAGATCCAGGGCGACAAGGTACGGGTCACCGGCAAGAAGCGCGACGACCTGCAGCAGGCCATCGCGCTGCTCAAGGCCGATGAATCCATCGATCTGCCGCTGCAGTTCGATAATTTCCGCGATTGA
- a CDS encoding tripartite tricarboxylate transporter permease, with translation MFDFLIDGFGVALTPLNLGLAFLGAVLGTLFGALPGIGPINGIAILMPLAYTLGLPAESALILLAGVYTGAEYGGRMSSILLNVPGDAGAVMTTLDGHPLAKKGLAGPALGLSAVSSFVGATIAIIGLTLFAPLLAEVAVMFGPAEFFALMVFAFSSMAVMMGKDPIKTAIGAVLGVMIAMVGVDSGTGVLRYTFGMAELYDGIDFVVMIIGLFAISEILLMLEHANRQDASDEMPPLGRVMVSFKELAYCKWTMLRCGLIGFIVGVLPGTGASVAGAVSYTTEKRISDKEGTFGTGDMRGLAAPEAANNASAAGSFVPMLTLGIPGSGTTAVLLGALMLYNITPGPLLFSERPEVAGGLIASLYIGNVVLLALNLPLAGLFARVLTLPRWVLVPGIAILAFAGVYQLNSDLTAIYLMLIIGVFGYLLRKLGFSLAPVILGYVLGGLMEDNLRRALSISGGDLGILWQSGISLGLWIAAALLLVVPWLMAKLLARRSLDGV, from the coding sequence ATGTTCGATTTTCTGATAGACGGTTTCGGCGTCGCCCTGACCCCGCTCAATCTGGGGCTGGCCTTTCTGGGCGCCGTGCTGGGCACGCTGTTCGGCGCGCTGCCGGGCATCGGTCCGATCAACGGCATCGCCATTCTCATGCCGCTGGCCTATACGCTGGGGCTGCCCGCCGAGTCAGCGCTGATCCTGCTGGCCGGGGTCTACACCGGCGCGGAGTACGGCGGCCGCATGTCGAGTATCCTGCTCAACGTGCCGGGGGATGCCGGGGCGGTGATGACCACCCTCGACGGCCATCCGCTGGCCAAGAAGGGCCTGGCCGGCCCGGCGCTGGGGCTGTCCGCGGTGAGCTCGTTCGTGGGGGCAACCATCGCCATCATCGGCCTGACGCTGTTCGCGCCGCTGCTGGCCGAGGTCGCGGTGATGTTCGGCCCCGCCGAGTTCTTTGCCTTGATGGTGTTCGCTTTCTCTTCCATGGCGGTGATGATGGGCAAGGACCCGATCAAGACTGCCATCGGCGCCGTGCTCGGCGTGATGATCGCCATGGTGGGCGTGGATTCCGGCACCGGCGTGCTGCGCTATACCTTCGGCATGGCCGAGCTTTACGATGGCATCGACTTCGTGGTGATGATTATCGGGCTGTTCGCGATCAGCGAGATCCTGCTGATGCTGGAACACGCCAATCGCCAGGATGCCAGTGACGAGATGCCGCCGCTGGGGCGGGTGATGGTCAGCTTCAAGGAGCTCGCCTACTGCAAGTGGACCATGCTGCGCTGCGGGTTGATCGGCTTCATCGTCGGCGTGTTGCCGGGCACCGGCGCCTCCGTGGCCGGGGCGGTCTCCTATACCACCGAGAAGCGCATCTCCGACAAGGAAGGCACCTTCGGTACCGGCGACATGCGTGGTCTGGCCGCGCCCGAGGCGGCGAACAATGCCTCCGCGGCGGGCTCCTTCGTGCCCATGCTGACACTGGGCATTCCCGGTTCGGGGACCACCGCGGTGTTGCTGGGTGCGCTGATGCTCTACAACATCACGCCGGGGCCGCTGCTATTTTCCGAACGCCCCGAGGTGGCCGGTGGCCTGATCGCCTCGCTGTACATCGGTAACGTGGTGCTGCTGGCACTCAACCTGCCGCTGGCGGGACTGTTCGCCCGGGTGCTGACCCTTCCGCGCTGGGTGCTGGTGCCCGGCATCGCCATTCTGGCCTTCGCCGGGGTCTATCAGCTGAACTCCGACCTCACCGCCATCTACCTGATGCTGATCATCGGCGTGTTCGGCTACTTGCTGCGCAAGCTGGGCTTCTCGCTGGCCCCGGTGATTCTCGGCTACGTGCTCGGCGGGCTGATGGAAGACAACCTGCGCCGCGCCCTGTCGATCAGCGGCGGCGACCTGGGCATCCTGTGGCAATCGGGCATCTCGCTGGGGCTATGGATCGCCGCGGCGTTGCTGCTGGTGGTGCCGTGGCTGATGGCGAAGTTGCTGGCCCGCAGGTCGCTGGACGGCGTCTGA
- a CDS encoding Bug family tripartite tricarboxylate transporter substrate binding protein: protein MKFNSPFRRWSSLIALSGALMTGTAQAQSDAPECIAPAKPGGGYDLTCRLAANGLQETGLIDKPMMVSYMPGGIGAVAYNHVNGVRNDDPNLIVAASTGAAVNLALGKFGEYDADEVRWLGALGADYGAIVVKADAPWQNLDELMQDLKTQPGKIVFGAGGTVGSQDWMKAALTAKAAGISPRDLRYVAFEGGGESLAALLGDHVQVFTGDMSELRPYLESGKIRVLASLSEERLGGPYADIATAAEQGYDVQWPIWRGYYMGPDVSDEAYQQWVSKLKTLSEKKAFAELREARGLFPMSRFGDDFDSYVKQQVAQFKQLAEEVGLTQ from the coding sequence ATGAAATTCAACTCGCCATTTCGCCGCTGGTCCTCGCTGATCGCGCTCAGCGGCGCGCTGATGACCGGCACGGCCCAGGCCCAGTCCGACGCTCCCGAGTGCATCGCCCCGGCCAAGCCGGGCGGTGGTTACGACCTGACCTGCCGCCTGGCGGCCAATGGGCTGCAGGAAACTGGCCTGATCGACAAGCCGATGATGGTCAGCTACATGCCCGGCGGCATCGGCGCGGTGGCCTACAACCACGTCAACGGCGTGCGCAACGACGATCCTAACCTGATCGTCGCGGCGAGTACCGGTGCGGCCGTCAACCTGGCGCTGGGCAAGTTCGGCGAGTACGACGCTGATGAGGTGCGCTGGCTGGGGGCGCTGGGCGCCGACTACGGCGCCATCGTGGTCAAGGCCGACGCACCTTGGCAGAACCTCGACGAACTCATGCAGGATCTCAAGACCCAGCCGGGCAAGATCGTCTTCGGCGCCGGGGGTACCGTGGGCAGCCAGGACTGGATGAAGGCGGCACTGACCGCCAAGGCGGCGGGCATCTCGCCGCGCGATCTGCGCTACGTGGCCTTCGAGGGGGGCGGCGAGTCGTTGGCGGCCCTGCTCGGTGATCACGTCCAAGTCTTCACTGGCGACATGTCGGAGCTGCGCCCGTACCTGGAAAGCGGCAAGATCCGCGTGCTGGCCTCGCTGTCCGAAGAACGTCTGGGCGGGCCCTACGCCGACATCGCCACCGCCGCCGAGCAGGGCTACGACGTGCAGTGGCCGATCTGGCGTGGCTACTACATGGGCCCGGATGTCAGCGATGAGGCCTATCAGCAATGGGTGAGCAAGCTCAAGACGCTGTCCGAAAAGAAGGCGTTCGCCGAGCTGCGCGAGGCGCGCGGACTGTTCCCGATGTCGCGTTTCGGCGATGACTTCGACAGCTACGTCAAGCAGCAGGTCGCTCAGTTCAAGCAGCTTGCCGAAGAAGTGGGTCTGACACAATGA
- the pepN gene encoding aminopeptidase N — protein MPDSPISAEVEIKPVDAQPQPVYLKDYQPPAFRVSHTELKFDLAPSATRVSAVLHMERHPDSAPGRPLELDGERLSLKRIAIDGQELQAGEYRVDEARLTIAEPPERLRLETEVDIDPASNTALEGLYLSNGMFCTQCEAEGFRRITYYPDRPDVMATFSTTVIGDAETLPVLLSNGNPVERGELPDGKHFVTWEDPHPKPCYLFALVAGQLEKVEDRFTTASGREITLQIWVESENLDKTEHAMRSLKSAMAWDERTYGREYDLDRFMIVAVNDFNMGAMENKGLNIFNSAAVLTHPQTATDAAFQRVEGIVAHEYFHNWSGNRVTCRDWFQLSLKEGFTVFRDQSFSADVNSAPVKRIEDVSFFRTAQFAEDAGPTAHPVRPEYYIEIGNFYTLTIYEKGAEIVRMLRNLLGWDAFRQGSDLYFSRFDGQAVTIEDFVACMAEVSAIDLGQFMRWYSQAGTPEIDAHGEYDYANSAYRLTLRQRTPPTPGQPDKQPLHIPVRIGLVGTKSGDDLELTLDGERLGKECVLHLREDEQTLVFTELAEAPVPSLLRGFSAPVKLRFPYGREDLAFLLQHDSDGFNRWDAGQRLTMLALDDLIAAHRNGVEKVMDARVTEAFRGLLTASTDDKAVLAEMLTLPSEAYIAEQQPMVDVDAIHAARDFVKRSLATVLRNEFLTLYRANQSQADYAPSAEQIAQRGLQNVALSYLMSIEDDEAVELAREQFEAARNMTDVRAALTLLVHSSRGDIADPALRAFGEKWAHDPLVMDQWFSVQVTRPQSDAIERVKYLMGHPAFSLKNPNRVRALIGAFAGQNPVNFHRLDGQGYRLLADVVIELNTLNPEIAARIITPLTRWQRYDEQRQALMKAELERIQAEELSPNVYEVVEKALAF, from the coding sequence ATGCCCGATTCGCCGATTTCCGCAGAGGTCGAAATCAAGCCGGTCGATGCGCAGCCGCAACCGGTCTATCTCAAGGATTACCAGCCGCCGGCCTTTCGCGTCAGCCATACCGAACTCAAGTTCGACCTCGCGCCCTCGGCGACTCGCGTCAGTGCGGTCCTGCACATGGAGCGCCATCCCGACAGCGCGCCCGGCCGGCCGCTGGAGCTCGACGGCGAGCGGCTCTCGCTCAAGCGTATCGCCATCGACGGCCAGGAGCTGCAGGCTGGCGAATACCGGGTCGACGAAGCGCGGCTGACCATCGCCGAGCCGCCCGAGCGCTTGCGCCTGGAAACCGAGGTCGACATCGATCCGGCCAGCAATACCGCGCTGGAAGGCTTGTATCTGTCCAACGGCATGTTCTGTACCCAATGCGAGGCCGAGGGGTTCCGGCGCATCACCTATTATCCGGATCGCCCCGACGTGATGGCGACCTTCTCGACCACCGTGATCGGCGATGCCGAGACCCTGCCGGTGCTGCTGTCCAACGGCAACCCGGTGGAGCGCGGCGAGTTGCCGGACGGCAAGCACTTCGTCACCTGGGAGGATCCGCATCCCAAGCCCTGCTATCTGTTCGCGCTGGTGGCCGGCCAGTTGGAGAAGGTCGAGGATCGCTTCACGACCGCCAGCGGTCGCGAGATCACCCTGCAGATCTGGGTCGAGTCCGAGAACCTGGACAAGACCGAGCACGCGATGCGCTCGCTGAAGTCGGCGATGGCCTGGGATGAGCGGACCTACGGTCGCGAGTACGATCTCGATCGCTTCATGATCGTTGCCGTCAACGACTTCAACATGGGCGCGATGGAGAACAAGGGCCTCAACATCTTCAACTCGGCGGCGGTGCTGACCCATCCGCAGACCGCCACCGACGCCGCCTTCCAGCGCGTCGAGGGGATCGTCGCCCACGAATACTTCCACAACTGGTCGGGCAACCGGGTGACCTGTCGCGACTGGTTCCAGCTCTCGCTCAAGGAGGGCTTCACGGTCTTCCGCGACCAGAGCTTCTCGGCCGACGTCAATTCGGCGCCGGTCAAGCGCATCGAGGACGTGTCGTTCTTCCGTACCGCGCAGTTCGCCGAGGACGCCGGGCCCACCGCGCATCCAGTGCGTCCGGAGTATTACATCGAGATCGGCAACTTCTATACCCTGACGATCTACGAGAAGGGCGCCGAGATCGTGCGCATGCTGCGCAACCTGCTGGGCTGGGACGCCTTCCGCCAGGGCTCGGATCTGTACTTCTCGCGCTTCGACGGGCAGGCCGTGACCATCGAGGACTTCGTCGCCTGCATGGCCGAGGTCTCGGCCATCGATCTCGGCCAGTTCATGCGCTGGTACTCGCAGGCCGGCACGCCCGAGATCGACGCTCATGGCGAGTACGATTACGCCAATAGCGCCTATCGCCTGACGCTGCGCCAGCGCACGCCCCCGACGCCCGGCCAGCCCGACAAGCAGCCGCTGCACATCCCGGTGCGCATCGGCCTGGTCGGTACCAAGTCCGGCGACGATCTGGAACTCACGCTGGATGGCGAGCGGCTCGGCAAGGAGTGCGTCCTGCACCTGCGCGAGGACGAGCAGACCTTGGTCTTCACCGAGCTGGCCGAGGCGCCGGTTCCCTCGCTGCTGCGCGGCTTCTCGGCGCCGGTCAAGCTGCGCTTCCCCTACGGCCGCGAGGATCTGGCTTTCCTGCTGCAACACGATAGCGACGGCTTCAATCGCTGGGATGCCGGCCAGCGGCTGACCATGCTGGCGCTCGACGACCTGATCGCCGCGCACCGCAACGGCGTCGAGAAGGTCATGGACGCCCGGGTGACCGAGGCGTTCCGCGGCTTGCTGACGGCGTCTACCGACGACAAGGCGGTGCTCGCCGAAATGCTCACGCTGCCCTCGGAGGCGTACATCGCCGAGCAGCAGCCGATGGTCGATGTCGATGCGATCCATGCCGCGCGCGACTTCGTCAAGCGCTCGCTGGCCACCGTGCTGCGCAATGAGTTCCTGACGCTGTATCGCGCCAACCAGTCGCAGGCCGATTACGCCCCCAGCGCCGAGCAGATCGCCCAGCGCGGCCTCCAGAACGTGGCGCTTTCCTACCTGATGAGCATCGAGGACGACGAGGCGGTCGAACTGGCCCGCGAGCAGTTCGAGGCCGCTCGCAACATGACCGACGTGCGGGCCGCCCTGACGCTGCTGGTACACAGCTCGCGCGGCGACATCGCCGATCCGGCGTTGCGCGCCTTCGGCGAGAAGTGGGCCCACGATCCGCTGGTCATGGATCAGTGGTTCAGCGTTCAGGTCACGCGCCCGCAGTCGGATGCCATCGAACGCGTCAAGTACCTGATGGGCCACCCGGCGTTCTCGCTCAAGAACCCCAACCGGGTGCGCGCATTGATCGGCGCCTTTGCCGGCCAGAACCCGGTCAACTTCCATCGTCTCGATGGCCAGGGCTACCGGCTGCTCGCCGACGTGGTCATCGAACTCAACACGCTCAATCCGGAGATCGCCGCGCGAATCATTACCCCGCTGACTCGCTGGCAGCGTTACGACGAGCAGCGTCAGGCGCTGATGAAAGCCGAGCTGGAACGCATCCAGGCCGAGGAACTCTCGCCCAACGTCTATGAGGTGGTCGAAAAGGCGCTGGCTTTCTAG
- a CDS encoding GNAT family N-acetyltransferase, which yields MNPLQSSTLRPACGADLDALCQLESISFEGDRFTRRQLAHLLNRAHAHTWVAVTEQGTLQGYGTLLFRRNSRSARLYSFCVHPEARGTGLGRRLLEALEGEALERGMQRLTLEVRADNRVAMGLYRRMGFLPRRWLEDYYVDGCAAWQMDKALSEAGEAPRETLEAAPAARFG from the coding sequence ATGAACCCGTTGCAGTCTTCCACGCTGCGCCCCGCGTGCGGCGCTGATCTCGATGCCCTGTGTCAGCTCGAGTCGATCAGCTTCGAGGGTGATCGCTTCACGCGTCGCCAATTGGCGCATCTGCTCAACCGCGCCCATGCGCACACCTGGGTCGCCGTCACCGAGCAGGGCACATTGCAGGGTTACGGCACACTGCTGTTTCGCCGCAACAGCCGTAGCGCGCGGCTGTACTCGTTTTGCGTGCATCCCGAGGCGCGTGGCACCGGCCTGGGGCGGCGCCTGCTCGAGGCGCTGGAGGGCGAGGCGCTCGAGCGCGGCATGCAGCGCCTGACGCTTGAAGTGCGCGCCGACAATCGCGTGGCGATGGGGCTCTATCGGCGCATGGGTTTCCTGCCGAGGCGTTGGCTGGAAGACTACTATGTCGATGGCTGTGCCGCCTGGCAGATGGACAAGGCGTTGTCCGAGGCCGGCGAAGCGCCGCGCGAGACCTTGGAGGCTGCACCCGCGGCGCGCTTCGGCTAG
- a CDS encoding AbrB family transcriptional regulator, protein MIGTIKGRCIATGKLLPTLAVGAAGGGIAYAFDIPLPWLLGALIATTVLSLGGVRLRAPTTSRKAVLVVIGVMLGAAFTPDMTGDVALWGTSLVLMLLATAVMMAFSVWFGRRVAGYSMATAMYSGVPGGVSAVTLMAADSEADLRVVGLTHAVRILVLLVAIPPALDLVGHVSLQSRRLTLDEWLAVPGFGDALLLVGAGIIGMWLGRRLHLPNPLLFGPVLLSGALHVSGVTEAAIPPTIVALAQIIIGVSVGVRFGGTSLATVGTNLMMAVLQAVALLLITIVAAWLVNALTGYSTAALLLAYMPGGAPELSLVALSLGIDPAFVTSHHLLRISVLVLLLPALLRIAMRRMHNA, encoded by the coding sequence TTGATTGGCACGATCAAAGGTCGGTGCATTGCCACCGGCAAGCTGCTTCCGACACTCGCCGTCGGCGCCGCCGGTGGCGGTATTGCCTATGCATTCGATATTCCATTGCCCTGGCTGCTGGGAGCACTGATCGCGACCACCGTGCTCAGCCTGGGCGGCGTGCGTCTGCGCGCGCCCACCACCTCGCGCAAGGCGGTGCTGGTGGTGATCGGGGTAATGCTCGGCGCAGCGTTCACCCCCGATATGACCGGCGACGTGGCCCTGTGGGGCACGAGTCTGGTGCTGATGCTGCTGGCCACGGCGGTGATGATGGCGTTCTCGGTGTGGTTCGGTCGGCGCGTGGCCGGCTATTCCATGGCTACCGCGATGTACTCGGGAGTGCCCGGCGGCGTATCGGCGGTCACGCTGATGGCGGCGGACTCGGAGGCCGATCTACGTGTGGTGGGGCTGACCCATGCGGTGCGCATTCTAGTGCTGCTGGTGGCGATACCGCCGGCACTCGATCTGGTCGGCCATGTCAGCCTGCAGTCGCGCCGTCTGACACTGGACGAGTGGCTGGCGGTACCGGGTTTCGGCGATGCCCTGCTGCTGGTCGGAGCCGGCATCATTGGCATGTGGCTGGGGCGACGCCTGCACCTGCCCAACCCGTTGCTGTTCGGGCCGGTGCTGCTGTCCGGCGCCCTGCACGTGAGCGGCGTGACCGAGGCGGCGATTCCGCCGACCATCGTCGCGCTGGCGCAGATCATCATCGGCGTCTCGGTGGGCGTGCGCTTCGGCGGAACGTCGCTGGCCACGGTGGGAACGAACCTCATGATGGCGGTCTTGCAGGCGGTTGCGCTGTTGCTGATCACCATTGTTGCCGCCTGGCTGGTAAACGCCCTCACCGGCTATTCGACAGCGGCGCTGTTGCTGGCCTACATGCCGGGTGGCGCGCCCGAATTGAGCCTGGTGGCGCTATCGCTGGGCATCGATCCGGCCTTCGTCACGTCGCACCACCTGCTGCGCATCAGCGTGCTGGTATTGCTGTTGCCTGCGCTGCTGCGAATCGCCATGCGGCGAATGCATAATGCTTGA
- a CDS encoding YbaN family protein, which yields MPNIRHAIYTALAGISFALGVIGLFLPVMPTTCFMLLAVWLASRGSPRFALWIREHPRFGPSISAWERERAIPRHAKRWALAMLIVSMTVIGLSVESLPVRVALIVGLSGLALWIATRPVPRQGLGSCPMLPAPSERLTGASCSSQRANR from the coding sequence ATGCCCAACATCAGACATGCCATTTACACGGCCCTGGCGGGTATCAGCTTCGCCCTGGGCGTGATTGGCCTGTTCCTGCCGGTGATGCCGACGACCTGTTTCATGCTGCTGGCGGTATGGCTGGCCTCGCGAGGCTCGCCACGCTTTGCGCTGTGGATCCGCGAGCATCCGCGCTTCGGCCCCTCGATCAGCGCCTGGGAACGCGAACGGGCGATTCCTCGCCATGCCAAGCGCTGGGCGCTGGCGATGCTGATCGTGTCGATGACCGTCATCGGCCTGAGCGTCGAATCGTTGCCCGTGCGTGTCGCGCTGATCGTCGGCCTGAGCGGGCTGGCGCTGTGGATCGCCACGCGTCCCGTGCCACGCCAGGGCCTCGGCAGCTGCCCGATGTTGCCTGCACCCTCCGAACGCCTCACCGGCGCCTCCTGCTCCTCGCAGCGCGCCAACCGCTGA